From the genome of Corallococcus macrosporus DSM 14697:
CGCTACGGCGAGCTGCGCGTGGCGGACAGCGGTAGCAGCGTGCTGGTGGGCCTGCGGGACGCGCAGCGGCAGCCCCTGGGCCGCTGACGCCTTCCCCACACTCGCCGCGAGTCCAGAAAAGGCCGGGGCTTGCGCTGCGGCGGCCTTTGGTGCACCATTGTTTTGATTTCGATATTCAAAATCAAAATCAAGGATGGCGATGATGCCCGGTCAGGGATGCGGCAAGACGGTGCTGGCGCGAGGTCCGTGCGCGGAGGTGACGCAGTGCTCGTGCGGGCACATCCACCTGGCCATGGGGCCGGTGACGATTCGGGTGGAGGAGGAGGTCCTCCGCGCTATCGGGATGACGTTGGCGGAGGCGCTCCAGCAACTGGGGACGCCGCTGGAGGCGCTGTCAAACGAGGACGCCGGGCCCCTGGCGCTGAGCGCGCTGGCCGGCGGCGGGTGGAAGCAGTGAGCGCCACCGGCACGTTGCGGCTGCCGCGCACGGACGTGGCAGCGCGCGTGAAGCGGCTGGTGGAGCCCCAGCCACAGCGCCCGGCCACGCCGCCCCGGGCGGAGTCCACCGGCCCCGCGCCCCTGTCCGTCCTGCTGGCGGAAGGCACGGCGAAGCTGGCCGAGCAGGCGGAGCGCTCGCTGTTCATCCAGTCCCTCTTCTTCGACGCGTGGGAGGGCGGCATCTACGGCCAGTACGTCCGGGCCCAGCATTACGTGAGCCACCTGCGGCAGTTGCACACGCTCTACTCGGCCTTCGAGGCGGCGCTGCCCAACGTCATGGGCACCACGCTCACGCCCCTGCTGCTGCTGCCGGAGCTGCGGCTGGCCTCCGCGCTGGAGGCGGACCTGACGTACTTCTGCGGCGAGTCCCGGACGGACACCCTCGCCTGCGTGGAGACGCGGCTGCACGCCGAGCGCATCAAGGAGGTGTCCGAGGACGCGCCCCACCTGCTGGTGGCGCACGCCTACGCGCGCTGCGCGCTGGACGTCTTCGGCGGCCACCGCCGGGCGCGGCGAATCACGGACGCCTTCGAGCTGGCGGAGGGCCAGGGCACCGCCTTCTACGGCACGGTGCCGGAGGCCGGGCTGGCCGCCTTCCGCGTCCGCTTCCACTCGCGCATCGACGGGCTGGAGCTGGACGAGGACGAGGCGCGCGAGGTGGTGCAGGAGGCGCGCATGGCCTTCCGGCTCCACGCGCTCGTGTGTGACGAGCTGGCCCGGGGCGCCACGGGCATCGCCGCGGGCCCCCACGCCGACGCCCGGTAGTCGCCGGGCGCCGCGCCCTCAGCCGCCTTCGACCTCCGTCAGCAGGTCGGAGAAGGGCGAGCCCTCCTCACCCAGGGCCTTGAACAGCGAGTCCACCTTCTCCAGCTCGCGCTTGAGCGCCTTGTGGTGGTTGCGGTTCTTCACCAGGCTCTCACGGCCCAGCAGCTTGAAGCCCTCGTCCCGGCCCACCTGGCGGATGGCGAGGCCCAGCACCATGCCGCGGAAGGCATCCGCCAGGTCCAGATCCAGCGGGGCATTGCGGCGGCGCGCCTCCGCGACGAAGGCCTGCGCGGCCGCGCGCAGCGCCTCCGGCAGCGGCCGGGCACCGGGGGCCTGCTCGTAGTCCAGCGCCCGCGCGACGTGCTTCTCGTGCAGCACCAGCTCGCCCGAGGCGTCCGCGTGCTCCACCATGGCCAGCGTGTAGGCGCGGCGGACGATGTTGTCGAGCTGCCGCAGGTTGCCCGGCCAGGGGCTCCCCACCAGCAGCCGCTCCGCCTCCTTCATCAGCCGGGCGTGGCCGTCCGGAGAGCGCTCGCGGTGCCGGCGGTTCACCATGTACTGCGCCCACAGGGGGATTTCGTCCTGGCGCTCCTGCAGGGGGGGCATGCGCACCGGCAGCACGTTGACGCGGTAGTAGAGGTCCTCGCGGAAGCGGCCGGCGCGCACCTCCGCGTGCAGGTCCGCGTTGGTGCCGATGATGAAGCGCACGTCCGCCTGCCGCTCGCCGGTGCCCTCGCCCAGCGGCCGGTAGCTGCGCGACTCCAGCAGGTGCAGCAGCCCCGCCTGGGCCTTGAGCGACAGCTTGTCGATTTCGTCGATGAAGAGCGTGCCGCCCTCCGCGCGGGCCACGCTGCCGGGCGCGTCCCGCACCGCGCCGGTGAAGGCGCCCTTCTTCCAGCCGAAGAGCTCCGCCATCTGGAGGTCCTCGGGCACCGTCACCAAATCCAGCGTCTCGAAGGGCTTGCCGCGGCGGTTGGAGCGCTCATGGCACCAGCGCGCCAGCCGGGACTTGCCCGCGCCGGTGGCGCCGCTGATGAGGATGGTCTCATCCTGGAGCGCGAAGACGCGGAGGATGGGCAGCAGCTCCGCCATGGAGCGCCCCACCACCGGGAGGAACTCATCCACCTCCGGCCGGGCCACCGGCCGCTGCGGCAGCCGGGCCAGGTACGGCGCCGCCACGTCCGCGAGCAACTGGAGCCGGTCCCCCGCCTCCAGCCAGACGAAGTCCTGGCCCATCGCCGCCAGGCAGTCCGCCTCCAGCGAAATCATGCCCTCGATGTCGCCGCCCGGCGTGCGCAGCGGCAGCACGCAGACGTGCGTGGCGTGGCGGCCCAGGAAGCGCTGCCGGCTCTCATGGCTGTTGAAGCCCGCCAGGCCCGGGTCCCCCGTCACCGGGGCGTTGGGCGCGTGCGGCTGCACCGTGCCGACATTCACGTCGATGGACACCGCGCAGCGGTGCTCCACCACCGCGCGCCAGGCCGTGGCGGACGTGAAGAAGGGCGTCCCTACACTGGCGTCCGTAATCTCCGCCGCACCCACCTCCAGCGCGGCCAGGCTCCGGTAGGCCTCCCCTGGGCGGAGGTGGACGATGCCCCGCAACACCCGGCCCCGGGCTGCGTACCGACTGGACGCAACGGCCTCCTGGGCAACAGCGTGCAACCGCCGGAGCGTGGCGGCAGCCGCGGCCTCGAAGTCCCTGGCTCCCCGCAAATCCGCGAGGAGCTGCGCCATCTCGTCTTGCATCCGCACGCCTCCGTCCAATGCCCTCCGACGGGCTCCGTCAGGGGAACCACATCAGGGGGACGGAGTGTAGCGGAGATGAAGAACGCGGAAGGAGCGGCCCCTCCTTCCGCGTTCCCGAAACTCCGATGCTGCGGGGCAGCCCGGTCTCCCGAAGCGCCACGGCGAAACGCCATGCGCGCCCCATGCCAGACAGGACATTCACGTGATTCCAGGGGGATGCGTGAGCCCAACCCCACTCAGGGGGCCCGACTTGCGTCTCCACGGGACGCGCTCGCGTCCCATCAGGACGCAGGCCCCCTGGAATTCACCCGAAGTCGCTCCCCCGCCGCATCAAAACGCCCTCAGCGTGAAATCTTGCGTGATTTCGAGGGGGCGGCGGGCCTTCGCGGCGCTTTCCGCGCGGACGCAGGCGTGTCCACGGCCGGAGACTTGGGGTCCGCCTGGAGGACGAAGACGCGGTCCAGGCGGAGGCTGCCTCGCTCCACGGGTGCGTCGATGTCGTAGTCGAAGGTGTACCCGGCCAGCACCCGCAGGCCCGCGTCGCGGAACAGCTTCGTGGCCTGGGCATGGCTGTACGTGCGGAAGTGCCACTCGGTTTCAATGAGCCAGTCCTTGTCCGGCCCGGTGACGCGCAGGCGGTTGCGCATGGGCGAGCGCCGCGCGCGTCGCTCCGGCAGGCCCTCGTTCGTGTTGCAGACGACGCGGTCCTCGCCCACCTGCCCCACCCAGCGCTCGTGCTCGGGCCGGGCGCGCGCGTAGTCCGTGAGGTGGAAGCCGAGCACGTAGATGCCGCCCGGCTTCAAGAGCCGCCGCGTTCCCAGCAGGTGCTGACGCGCCGCGGCCTCGCTGTCCAGGTAGCGGAAGGTGGACACCAGGCAGTGCGCCAGGTCCACCTGCCCCTCCAGCGACGGGTCCGCGAAGGACTCCATGCGGGAGGGCCCCAGCTTGACGCGCCGCCGCTGCGCCGGCGTCAGGCGCTTGCGCGCGTGGACCAGCATCGCCTCGGAGATGTCATAGCCCACCACCCGCAGGCCCCGGCGGGCGGCTTCTTCCACGAGCCGCCCCGCGCCGCAGGCGGGCTCGAGCCACAGCTTGCCGCCCGTGCCGAAGCGCTCGCTGAGCGTCTGGAGGAAGTCCACCTCGCGCACGGTGTCCGTGCCGAAGATGGCTTCGTAGTACCGCGGGTGTTCGTACCAGTCCGTGCGTTTTTCCATGAGGAGGCGCCCGCTCACGGGCGTGGGCATCCTCGGGGCGTCCGTCGTGAAAGCAAGAAGAAGGACGGCGGCCCAGCACGCATCAGGGCGGCGCGCCTTGCGCCCACGCGTCCCCCGGACGGGGCTCCACGCGGTCCAACAGGCGCGCCGCCAACCGCAGGAAGTCCGCCTCTGTCACGATGCCCACCAGCGCGCCCTCCCCATCCACCACGGGGAGGCAGCCGAAGCGGTGGTCCAGCAGCCGGTGGATGGCCTCACGCGCCGTCGTGTCCGGGGTCACCGTCTCCAGCTCCCGCGTCATGATGTCCGCCATGGCCCTGGGTGGCGCCCCGAAGGACGCCGGGTGGCGCGCCAGCGCGCGGATGAGGTCCCGGTGGCTCACCAGCCCCACCAGCTTCCTGCCGCGCAGCACGGGCAGGTGACGGATGTGCTGGAGCTTCAGCAGGTCATCTCCCCGCAGCAGGCCGTCCGTCTCCTGGAGCGTGATGACGTCGCGAACCATGAGGTCTCCCACGGTGAGCATGCCCCGCCTCCTCGTCCCCGCGGCCCGGTGGCGAAGGTGGCCGCTGTCTCCAGGAGGGTGCGCCGGCCCGGGGCCACACGCATCCGGGCGCCGGCATGGCGGCGGACGAGGGCTCCCCGGTCCGCGAGGCGGACGGCGCGCGCGGGGCGCTCAGTGGCCGGGGTGCTCGGGGTGCCCCATCAGCCGGGCGAGCAGGAACATCAGCAGCAGGCCCACGAAGAGCGCCAGGATGTTGCGGCCCGGCTGGTCCTTGCCGTGCCGGTGCACGTGCGGCAGCAGGTCCGACACGGCGATGTAGAGGAAGGTGCCGGCGGAGAAGGCCAGCGCCTTGGCCGCGAGGCTTTCGAACTGCAGCATCGCGTCGAAGAGGAAGTAGAGCAGCGCGCCGGCCGGCACCATCATCCCGTACAGCGTGGACAGCGACAGGATGGAGGCCTTCGAGCGCCCCTCCGTCTTGAGGATGGAGGCCAGCGACAGCGCGGAGGGCACCTTGTGCGCGACGATGGCCAGCAGCGCCATGCCGCCCACGCCCTCCTCCACCGCCGAGCCCAGGGCAATCCCGTCGAACAGGGTGTGCGTGGACAGGCCCAGGAAGGCGGTGAGCCCCAGCACGTGCCCTGGATGTACCTCGTGCCCGGTGCCCGCCACGGTGTCCCCCCCGGGGGAGATGTCCTCGCCCGCGTGCGCGACGAGGTAGCGCTCCAGCACCAGCAGGAAGGCGAAGCCTGCGGGCACCAGCGCGAAGGCCCACCACCCGCCGCCCAGGTACGCCTCCGGCAGCATGTGGAAGAAGGCGGCGCCCAGCATCACGCCCGCGGCGAAAGCCAGGAAGCGCACCAGGTGGGTGGGCCGGTCGTTCAGGACGACGACCACCGCGCCAGCCAGCGCGCCGAGGACGATGATGAGGGAATACAGGGCCACCGTGGCCAGGACCGGCGACATGGGGCGCGCACCCTACATCAAAAAACCGAATCAGTAGCGCCGGAGCACCAACAAGCCCACCCGGCCGGGTTTGACCTCCACCGGATGCTCCGTCACCTGGCCCCAGCTCGTCACACGCACCGTGTGGTTCCCCGCGGACACGCGGAAGCGCGCCACCTGGAACTCCGCGGGCAGGGAGAGCCAGGAGCGCAGGTCTGGCGCGTTCATCGCGTTGAGCACGAGGAAGGTCAGCACGCCCAGCTCGTCGCTCTTGGTCAGCGCGCCCACGCCCGCGGCCAGGCCCGCCTTCACCGCCACGCCCGCGAGCTGCTTCGCCAGCAGGCGGCCAATCCGGTCATTCAGGTGGACCACGGCCACGTCCGCCAGGGACGTCACCGTCACCGCCCGCCGGGACTGGCCTGCCAGGTCGACGCTCACTGGCGGCGCGAGCCCCCGGTTCCGATAGACGGGGACTTCAATCAGGTCACCGCCGCCGCCCGGGTCCCTGGAGCCGCGCGTCTTCTCCGGAGACAGCCCCGCCTCCACCACGACGACGAGCTGCCCCTCGTCCGGCGCCAGCGGCGCGTGCGGGACGTCCGGATACTTCGCCAGCAGCTCCGCGTACATGTCGTCGCGGCCCACCTGCTTCGCCAGCCGCAGCAGCGGCTCGGCCAGCGCGTCCTCGCGGGGCGCGATTTCGTAGGCCTTCGCGTAGTCGATATAGGCCGAGTCCCAGTCCCGCTGGTCCTCGCGGATGACGCCGCCCAGGTAGCGGGCAATCGCGAGCTGCTCGTAGGGCTTCTTCTCCTCGGCGATCATCTTCTCCAGGCGCTCGTTGACCTGGCGGACCTCCACCATGGCGGCTTCTTCGTCGCCCAGCTCCGCGTAGTTGAGCGCCTGGAGGACGGAGATCATCAGCTTCTCGAAGTCCTCCCCGCGGTAGGTGCGCTGACGCTCGTTGGTGACGAGCGTCTTCGCCTCCTCGCTGACGGAGACCGCGTCCACCTGCTCGCTGAGCCGCTCCGCCTCCTCCAGCACGGCGTTGCTCTCCGCCCACTGCCCGGCGGCGTGCAGCACCATGCCCTTGTCCATCAGCACCAGCAGCCGGTCCTGCTCGGGGCCCTCCTTCGCCGCGGCCTCCAGCGTGGCCAGCGCGCGCGAGTAGTCCCCCTGCTGGTAGGCGGACCGCACCCCGCGGGTGCGCGCCACATAGTCACCCGCGCAGCCCGACGACAGGAGGAGCACGCTCACCAGGGCGAGCGCGCCCCACCCGCTCAGGCGGACCGGGCTGCGGGAGTGAAGGGACATGGGAGGGTGCGCCCGTTACCAGCTCACGCCGCGCTTCTCGAACTTCTTGCGGATCTGCTTCTCGTCCGTCCACTCGATGAGGCCGGTCCGCACGTTGCTCAGCTTCGCGGTCATCTTGTAGTACACGAGCTTGTCCCGGCCGACCTCCTGGATGATGGAGGCGAGGTCGCCCGTCATCAGGAAGTCCACCGACGTCTGCTGCCCCGGCCCCTTGGCGGCGTTGGGGTCCACGTAGCCGGACTGCTGGTACTCGTACTCCTCCGCGATGTCCTGGCGCGCCTGCTGGTCCACCAGGGCGAAGCGGCCCGTCTGCGCCAGCGCCGTTTGAATCTTGTCCCCCAGCGAGCGCATGTCGATGTGCTCCGAGGTGCTGTTCTTCAGCTTCCCCACCAGGACGATGGGCAGCGAGCCATCCGGCCGGGGCTGGGCGAAGCGCGGCGAGGTGGCGAGCGACTCCGCCATCTTCTTCGCGATGAGCTGCAGGTCGTTCTCGTTGAAGCGGTCCGACAGCATCTCGATGGTGTTCGGGTCCTCGTACGTGCCGCGCGTGAAGGCGCGCGGGCCCGTGCAGGCGGACAGCGAAGCGGCGAGACAGGCGGACAGCAGCAGGCGGCGGGTGTTCATGGTGCGGGTCACTCCTAGTTCCATTCGCATTCGAAGCGGCTGCCCTCGAAGTTCCACTTCCAGGCGAGCACCGCGTCACGGCGGTACCCGGCCGTCAGGCGGCAGACGTTCTGCAGCGACGCACGGGGATAGTCGAAGGTGTAGCGCTGCGAGCGCGACAGCTCCTGCGCGGTGAGCTGGGACGGATGCGTGAGCGTGGGGCTGGCGCTGGCGACCACCAGCACGTGGTGCTTGCCGTAGGTGCGCAGCGGCACCTGGCCCGCGAGCTGGACGCGGCGCACCGTGCGCGCGACGAGGATGTCGCTGCGGTCCACCGTCGTCTCGTGGCTGTTGCGGCGGCGCAGCAGCTCCGGGATGTTGGCGGTGAAGACGCGGGTGATGTCCCCGTCGTCCACGAAGAAGTAGAGGAACGCCTCGCGCGCGGTGCGGCTCTCCCCGGTGAAGTCCAGCGTCACCAGCAGGTTCAGCGCGCGGTTGGGCGCCAGGCCATGCCGGGACACCGCGGCCAGCACGTCCTTGTCCACGCCGGCCTTCTTCAGCCGGATGAGGCCGTCCGCGCTGGCGTCGCAGGCGCAGCGGCGCTCTTCAATCATCTTCACGATTTGCGCGGGCTCGAAGCCGGCCTGGGACAGCCTGGTCAGCTCCTCGTCGGTGAGCGGGAGCTGGTCGGAGCGCTCATAGATGCGCGGGAGCTGGTTGGGGTCCCACTGGATGATGTTGTAGGTCTGCACGTCCCCGGCGGGGAACGGCAGGTTCACCTGCGGGCCTCCGCGGCCGGCGACGGAGACGGGCGCCTGGCTGGAGGCCAGCGCCAGGGTGGCGGCGAGCAGCGTGGCAATCATGTCCCTGCCTCCTTGCTAGAACTTGTAGCCGATGGACATGCCCAGCCGGTGCGTGACGCCGCCACCGCCAATGGGGATGTCCGGGGTGTAGTTGAGCGCCATGAGGATGTTCTCGCGGTCACCCAGGAGGATTTCGGCGCCCACCTGCGGGGAGATGCCGAAGCGCAGGCCTTCCCCTTCGGGGATGACGATGGCGCCGGCCTTCAGGCCCGCGGTGAACACCAGCGGCCAGCCCCAGGTCCGGAAGCGCGGGCCCACCATGCCGACGAAGCGGCCGCCGTCGAACACGTAGGCGCCGCTCACATCCAGTTGGTACCAGTCCGCGCCCCACAGCGACAGCGTGGCGCCCACGAACAGCGGCGGGCCCTCCGGCGCGCCCCGAGGCGGCTTGCGGGAGTTGACGGCCGCGCCCCAGTCGAGCTGGAGCGACACGCTCCGGCCTCCGGGGCCGCTGTAGCCCCCCTTGCCGTACTCGGATTCCTCGGGCCCGTCCGTGCGGCCTCGGGATTGGGCACTGGCGGTCAGCGGCACGGTGGCGGCCACCATCGCAAGGGCCCCACACAACCTGACATGACGCATCATCTCGAAGACTCCCCCGGGCGGTAGGTGCGAAGTTCCAGCGCTACGACGGCGCGGCGCGCCGACTATTCAAAACCCCATGCCCCCAGGCAAGGGCTCACTGCGCCTGGGGGGCGGACAGCCGTCATGCCCGGGGCGGCGCGGCGGGCGGCACCGGCTCCAGCGCCGGAGACAGCTCCGGCGGCGGATAGGGGCGGGCCTCCGTGCGGGTGACGGGCAGCCACAGGGGGCGGGTGCGCAGGAAGGCCACCAGCTTCTCGCGGACCAGGGCCCGCAGGTCGAACAGCTTGCTGAAGTCCGACACGCTGACCAGCGCGCGCACCGTGAGGGTCCGGTCCAGCACGTCCATGACAATCACCGTCGCCACGCGGCCGTCCCACATGTCCTTGCCCTCGTTCTCCAGGATGCGGCGCAGCTCCGCCCGGATGGCGTCGATGTCCGCCATGTAATCCACCTGGAGGACGACGGGCCCCAGCATCTCCGGGTTGCCCTTGCTCCAGTTCTGGAAGGGCTTGTCCAGGAACTGGGTGATGGGGATGACCAGGCGGCGCTGGTCCCACGTCCGGAGCACCACGAAGGTGAGCGTGATCTTCTCCACCGTGCCCCACTCGCCCTCGGTGATGAGGGTGTCGCCAATGCTGATGGGCTGGGTGATGGAGAGCTGGATGCCGGCCAGCAGCGTGCCAATGGACTTCTGCGCCGCGAGGCCGAGCACCAGGCCGGCGATGCCGGCGGAGGCCAGCAGGGACACGCCGACGTTGCGCACCACCTCGAACTGGATGAGCAGCAGCGCCGCGGCGATGACGTAGGTGGCCACCTCGAAGATGGCGCGGAGCACCACCAACTGCGTGCTCACGCTGCGCGCGCGCGTGGCGTCCTTCATCTCCGACGATACGCGACTCTGCACGAAGGAGGCGGAGACGTGGAGGATGCGCAGCACGGCCCAGGCCAGCGCCACCACGCTCAACGAGTAGCCGATGCGCAGGAAGAGGCCCTGCGCCGGACGCGGCAGCCTGAGCAGCAGCGTGCCCACCGCCAGCAGCGCGGAGAAGGTGAGCAGCTTCACCGGCCCCTTCCCCGAGGAGACCACGTTGTCCTCCCAGGTGAACCGGGTCCACCGCGCCACGCGCCGGGCGAGCGACAGCACCAGGCGCTCCAGCAACACCGCCAGGGCCAGGCTGCCCAGCAGCGTCACCAGCAGCCCCAGCCACTGCCACGGCTCCAGCCCCAGCACCGTGTCACTGAAGAAGAAGGACGGCAGGAAGCCCACCAGCCGGGGGCCGTACTCCGCGAAGAGCGGATCCGCCTGCCGCACCGTGGACTCGTTGAAGACCCAGGCCTGGGTCCCGTCCGTCGCGGCGACACGCTGGACGCGGATGGGGACGTTGGTCCCCTGCAATGGGATGGTGCCGAGCTGGTCGTAGCGCGCGTCTGCCGGGTCGCCCTCGGGCTCCTTGCTCAGCGCGCCCACGTCCACGGGCAGCTTGCGGTCCAGCACGAACTTGAGCGAGCGGGCGAGCTGCAACCCGCGCTCCTTCTGCTTGGCGCGGGGGATGTAGTCCAGGTCCAGGTAGTGGGCCGCCGTGGCGTAGTCCCCCCGGTGGGCGGCGGCCAGGAAGCCCTTCACGGCGGCCTGCGGCGTCTGCCGGTCCACGGTGGAAGGGGGCGGCCCGAGGCCCGCGTTGAGCGCGGCGGCAGGCAGGCTCCACAGCAGTCCCAAGGCCAGGACGAGTGCGCTCTGAGTCCAACTGTCACGGTGCATCATGGCTGACTTCCATATCCCTTTTCGGATGTCTCACTGGAAAGAAGTCGGCCCTGGCGCCCTGGCGGGCGAGCGTGCGGCGGTGGAC
Proteins encoded in this window:
- a CDS encoding COG3014 family protein, whose translation is MSLHSRSPVRLSGWGALALVSVLLLSSGCAGDYVARTRGVRSAYQQGDYSRALATLEAAAKEGPEQDRLLVLMDKGMVLHAAGQWAESNAVLEEAERLSEQVDAVSVSEEAKTLVTNERQRTYRGEDFEKLMISVLQALNYAELGDEEAAMVEVRQVNERLEKMIAEEKKPYEQLAIARYLGGVIREDQRDWDSAYIDYAKAYEIAPREDALAEPLLRLAKQVGRDDMYAELLAKYPDVPHAPLAPDEGQLVVVVEAGLSPEKTRGSRDPGGGGDLIEVPVYRNRGLAPPVSVDLAGQSRRAVTVTSLADVAVVHLNDRIGRLLAKQLAGVAVKAGLAAGVGALTKSDELGVLTFLVLNAMNAPDLRSWLSLPAEFQVARFRVSAGNHTVRVTSWGQVTEHPVEVKPGRVGLLVLRRY
- a CDS encoding class I SAM-dependent methyltransferase; the protein is MEKRTDWYEHPRYYEAIFGTDTVREVDFLQTLSERFGTGGKLWLEPACGAGRLVEEAARRGLRVVGYDISEAMLVHARKRLTPAQRRRVKLGPSRMESFADPSLEGQVDLAHCLVSTFRYLDSEAAARQHLLGTRRLLKPGGIYVLGFHLTDYARARPEHERWVGQVGEDRVVCNTNEGLPERRARRSPMRNRLRVTGPDKDWLIETEWHFRTYSHAQATKLFRDAGLRVLAGYTFDYDIDAPVERGSLRLDRVFVLQADPKSPAVDTPASARKAPRRPAAPSKSRKISR
- a CDS encoding heme oxygenase (biliverdin-producing), whose translation is MSATGTLRLPRTDVAARVKRLVEPQPQRPATPPRAESTGPAPLSVLLAEGTAKLAEQAERSLFIQSLFFDAWEGGIYGQYVRAQHYVSHLRQLHTLYSAFEAALPNVMGTTLTPLLLLPELRLASALEADLTYFCGESRTDTLACVETRLHAERIKEVSEDAPHLLVAHAYARCALDVFGGHRRARRITDAFELAEGQGTAFYGTVPEAGLAAFRVRFHSRIDGLELDEDEAREVVQEARMAFRLHALVCDELARGATGIAAGPHADAR
- a CDS encoding CBS domain-containing protein, translating into MLTVGDLMVRDVITLQETDGLLRGDDLLKLQHIRHLPVLRGRKLVGLVSHRDLIRALARHPASFGAPPRAMADIMTRELETVTPDTTAREAIHRLLDHRFGCLPVVDGEGALVGIVTEADFLRLAARLLDRVEPRPGDAWAQGAPP
- a CDS encoding ZIP family metal transporter, translated to MSPVLATVALYSLIIVLGALAGAVVVVLNDRPTHLVRFLAFAAGVMLGAAFFHMLPEAYLGGGWWAFALVPAGFAFLLVLERYLVAHAGEDISPGGDTVAGTGHEVHPGHVLGLTAFLGLSTHTLFDGIALGSAVEEGVGGMALLAIVAHKVPSALSLASILKTEGRSKASILSLSTLYGMMVPAGALLYFLFDAMLQFESLAAKALAFSAGTFLYIAVSDLLPHVHRHGKDQPGRNILALFVGLLLMFLLARLMGHPEHPGH
- a CDS encoding mechanosensitive ion channel family protein; protein product: MMHRDSWTQSALVLALGLLWSLPAAALNAGLGPPPSTVDRQTPQAAVKGFLAAAHRGDYATAAHYLDLDYIPRAKQKERGLQLARSLKFVLDRKLPVDVGALSKEPEGDPADARYDQLGTIPLQGTNVPIRVQRVAATDGTQAWVFNESTVRQADPLFAEYGPRLVGFLPSFFFSDTVLGLEPWQWLGLLVTLLGSLALAVLLERLVLSLARRVARWTRFTWEDNVVSSGKGPVKLLTFSALLAVGTLLLRLPRPAQGLFLRIGYSLSVVALAWAVLRILHVSASFVQSRVSSEMKDATRARSVSTQLVVLRAIFEVATYVIAAALLLIQFEVVRNVGVSLLASAGIAGLVLGLAAQKSIGTLLAGIQLSITQPISIGDTLITEGEWGTVEKITLTFVVLRTWDQRRLVIPITQFLDKPFQNWSKGNPEMLGPVVLQVDYMADIDAIRAELRRILENEGKDMWDGRVATVIVMDVLDRTLTVRALVSVSDFSKLFDLRALVREKLVAFLRTRPLWLPVTRTEARPYPPPELSPALEPVPPAAPPRA
- a CDS encoding sigma-54-dependent transcriptional regulator gives rise to the protein MQDEMAQLLADLRGARDFEAAAAATLRRLHAVAQEAVASSRYAARGRVLRGIVHLRPGEAYRSLAALEVGAAEITDASVGTPFFTSATAWRAVVEHRCAVSIDVNVGTVQPHAPNAPVTGDPGLAGFNSHESRQRFLGRHATHVCVLPLRTPGGDIEGMISLEADCLAAMGQDFVWLEAGDRLQLLADVAAPYLARLPQRPVARPEVDEFLPVVGRSMAELLPILRVFALQDETILISGATGAGKSRLARWCHERSNRRGKPFETLDLVTVPEDLQMAELFGWKKGAFTGAVRDAPGSVARAEGGTLFIDEIDKLSLKAQAGLLHLLESRSYRPLGEGTGERQADVRFIIGTNADLHAEVRAGRFREDLYYRVNVLPVRMPPLQERQDEIPLWAQYMVNRRHRERSPDGHARLMKEAERLLVGSPWPGNLRQLDNIVRRAYTLAMVEHADASGELVLHEKHVARALDYEQAPGARPLPEALRAAAQAFVAEARRRNAPLDLDLADAFRGMVLGLAIRQVGRDEGFKLLGRESLVKNRNHHKALKRELEKVDSLFKALGEEGSPFSDLLTEVEGG
- the lpoB gene encoding penicillin-binding protein activator LpoB gives rise to the protein MNTRRLLLSACLAASLSACTGPRAFTRGTYEDPNTIEMLSDRFNENDLQLIAKKMAESLATSPRFAQPRPDGSLPIVLVGKLKNSTSEHIDMRSLGDKIQTALAQTGRFALVDQQARQDIAEEYEYQQSGYVDPNAAKGPGQQTSVDFLMTGDLASIIQEVGRDKLVYYKMTAKLSNVRTGLIEWTDEKQIRKKFEKRGVSW